Proteins encoded in a region of the Mucispirillum schaedleri ASF457 genome:
- the icd gene encoding NADP-dependent isocitrate dehydrogenase, giving the protein MAKIIKENNKLIVPDTLTLPFIEGDGVGAEITNVCKKIVDHTVNTVYKGTKKIDWLEVLGGEKAYNQTGQWLPENTMNTFKEYLIGIKGPLTTPVGGGIRSLNVALRQELDLFVCLRPLEWFKGVSSPLKEPEKVNMVVFRENTEDIYAGIEWEAGTKEAEQFYNFLHDKMNVKKVRFPETSSFGVKPVSKQGSSRLVRAAIQYAVDNKKPSVTLVHKGNIMKFTEGGFKKWGYETAETEFADFTFTMNQYSIIKNEKGEEAANAAYKNAVESGKIIIKDNIADAFLQNTLLKPEDYSVIATLNLNGDYVSDQLAAMVGGIGIAPGANINYNTGHAIFEATHGTAPDIAGKNIVNPCSMLLSFAMLFEYIFWKEVSEKIKNSLVESFEKGYATHDLARFMNNGKSLSTTDFADNIIKLIK; this is encoded by the coding sequence ATGGCAAAAATAATTAAAGAAAATAATAAATTAATAGTTCCTGATACATTAACACTGCCCTTTATTGAAGGTGATGGTGTTGGTGCAGAAATAACAAATGTATGTAAAAAAATAGTAGACCATACAGTTAATACTGTTTATAAAGGCACAAAAAAAATAGACTGGCTTGAAGTATTAGGCGGAGAAAAAGCATATAATCAAACTGGGCAGTGGCTGCCTGAAAACACAATGAATACTTTTAAAGAATATTTAATAGGTATAAAAGGTCCGTTAACAACACCTGTTGGTGGTGGTATAAGGTCTTTAAATGTTGCTTTAAGACAAGAGCTTGATTTATTTGTATGCCTTAGACCATTAGAATGGTTTAAAGGAGTTTCTTCTCCATTAAAAGAGCCTGAAAAAGTTAATATGGTTGTTTTTAGAGAAAATACAGAAGATATATATGCTGGTATTGAATGGGAAGCAGGCACAAAAGAAGCTGAACAATTTTATAATTTTTTACATGATAAAATGAATGTTAAAAAAGTCCGCTTTCCAGAAACATCATCTTTTGGGGTAAAACCTGTGTCAAAACAAGGGTCTTCAAGACTTGTTAGAGCTGCAATTCAATATGCTGTTGATAATAAAAAACCTTCTGTAACATTAGTTCATAAAGGAAATATTATGAAATTTACAGAAGGCGGCTTTAAAAAATGGGGTTATGAAACAGCTGAAACAGAATTTGCTGATTTTACTTTTACTATGAATCAGTATAGCATTATAAAAAATGAAAAAGGTGAAGAGGCTGCCAATGCTGCATATAAAAATGCAGTTGAAAGCGGTAAAATAATTATAAAAGACAATATTGCAGATGCATTTCTTCAAAACACTTTATTAAAACCAGAAGATTATTCTGTAATAGCAACACTTAACTTAAATGGTGATTATGTTTCTGACCAGCTTGCAGCTATGGTTGGAGGTATTGGTATTGCACCGGGAGCAAATATTAACTATAATACAGGTCATGCAATATTTGAAGCAACCCATGGCACAGCTCCAGATATTGCAGGTAAAAATATTGTAAATCCATGCTCTATGCTGCTTTCTTTTGCTATGCTTTTTGAATATATTTTCTGGAAAGAAGTCAGTGAAAAAATTAAAAATTCTCTTGTAGAATCTTTTGAGAAAGGATATGCTACCCATGATTTAGCCAGATTTATGAATAATGGAAAAAGCCTTTCTACAACAGATTTTGCTGATAATATTATAAAACTAATTAAATAG
- a CDS encoding nucleoside deaminase — MNNHLKYMQLAFLEAQKALKIMEVPVGAVIVKDDIVIGAGYNKKENNRNPLSHAEIEAIYEACRNTDNWRLNGTCMYVTAEPCIMCAGAILHARIDKVYFGVFESKFGGVSSITNIFDINKLNHKVEYFSGLMSEEISQMMKEFFIKLRNSKI, encoded by the coding sequence ATGAATAATCATCTAAAATATATGCAGCTTGCATTTTTAGAAGCACAGAAAGCATTAAAAATTATGGAAGTGCCTGTTGGTGCAGTTATTGTTAAAGATGATATAGTTATAGGAGCGGGGTATAATAAAAAAGAAAATAATAGAAACCCTTTAAGCCATGCAGAAATAGAAGCAATATATGAAGCATGCAGAAATACAGATAACTGGCGTTTAAATGGAACTTGTATGTATGTTACAGCAGAGCCATGTATAATGTGTGCTGGAGCAATTTTACACGCAAGAATTGATAAAGTATATTTTGGTGTATTTGAGTCAAAATTTGGCGGTGTTTCATCAATTACAAATATTTTTGATATAAATAAACTAAATCATAAAGTAGAATACTTTTCAGGCTTAATGAGTGAAGAAATAAGCCAAATGATGAAAGAATTCTTTATAAAATTAAGAAATTCTAAAATTTAA
- a CDS encoding metallophosphoesterase, with amino-acid sequence MLAVIGDVHGSIKTLKKLYYTLMDKYLIHRIVFLGDIVDRGLYSKEVVEFLMDRQGECLMTFLCGNHEDMLINSIENEKRYPNFCWHERVGLNTVASFMGITIEEAAKKTQWEITPYFLPYMEFFNGFQEYYIEHTKKYKFLLSHAGPAFFDTPPHKQYEKCSKEEKNRHYPYMWHTKTKNYKSKYFDYILIHGHEAIVNKNSTAEELDNVYPLIYKDSAGEVISINIDTGCCYHGKLTAIIIDENGNYTFEIIKCDD; translated from the coding sequence ATGTTAGCTGTTATAGGTGATGTTCATGGCAGCATAAAAACATTAAAAAAGCTTTACTATACTTTGATGGATAAATATTTAATCCATCGCATTGTTTTTCTTGGAGATATTGTAGATAGAGGACTTTATTCTAAAGAAGTGGTAGAGTTTCTAATGGACAGGCAGGGGGAATGTTTGATGACATTTCTTTGCGGCAACCATGAAGATATGCTTATCAATTCTATAGAAAATGAAAAAAGATACCCAAATTTTTGCTGGCATGAAAGGGTAGGGCTTAACACTGTTGCTTCTTTTATGGGTATTACTATTGAAGAAGCTGCTAAAAAAACACAATGGGAAATAACCCCATATTTTCTGCCATATATGGAATTTTTTAATGGATTTCAAGAGTATTATATAGAGCATACAAAAAAATATAAGTTTCTATTATCTCATGCTGGACCTGCATTTTTTGATACACCGCCACACAAACAGTATGAAAAATGCAGTAAAGAAGAAAAAAACAGACATTATCCTTATATGTGGCATACAAAAACAAAAAACTATAAATCTAAATATTTTGATTATATTCTTATACATGGTCATGAAGCAATAGTTAATAAAAACTCTACTGCTGAAGAACTAGATAATGTTTATCCATTAATTTATAAAGATAGTGCAGGGGAAGTGATAAGTATTAATATAGATACAGGCTGTTGTTATCATGGCAAACTTACAGCCATAATTATAGATGAAAATGGTAACTATACATTTGAGATAATTAAATGCGACGATTAA
- a CDS encoding 50S ribosomal protein L11 methyltransferase, protein MIEYRLQILPDVLRILFEEAETLIVEEEFKDQKTYLIYSSDDISDILNELGIPFEAKDTEETGWQEKWKEYIQEDYLTSDIFFVFEKDKKFEDNRKTLYINPSLAFGTGTHPTTKIAARLLSKICSGKSMLDVGTGSGILAISASMNGAKYIDAFDIDPMSLDNCLENIKNNDCPNIEAWTGNISDIKDKSYDIVCANIISSVLLAIKDNVNRLSSEYVVYSGILDSEFDSIKDELCLGYQIDERLTINEWTGVRLKKC, encoded by the coding sequence ATGATAGAATATAGATTACAAATACTACCTGATGTCCTTCGTATTTTATTTGAAGAAGCAGAGACTTTAATTGTAGAAGAAGAATTTAAAGACCAGAAAACTTATTTAATATATTCAAGTGATGATATTTCTGATATATTAAATGAACTTGGTATCCCTTTTGAAGCAAAAGATACTGAAGAAACAGGCTGGCAGGAAAAATGGAAAGAATATATTCAGGAAGATTATCTCACCAGTGATATTTTCTTTGTTTTTGAAAAAGATAAAAAGTTTGAAGATAACAGAAAAACTTTATATATTAATCCATCACTTGCATTTGGCACAGGAACTCATCCTACTACAAAAATTGCAGCAAGACTTTTAAGCAAAATCTGCAGTGGGAAAAGTATGCTTGATGTTGGAACAGGCAGTGGAATATTAGCGATTTCTGCATCAATGAATGGTGCAAAGTACATTGATGCATTTGATATAGACCCAATGTCATTAGATAATTGTCTTGAAAATATTAAAAATAATGACTGTCCAAATATTGAAGCATGGACTGGTAATATATCAGATATAAAAGATAAGTCTTACGATATTGTATGTGCAAATATTATATCAAGTGTTCTACTTGCTATAAAAGATAATGTTAATAGATTATCTTCTGAATATGTTGTTTATTCAGGTATATTAGATAGTGAATTTGACAGTATTAAAGATGAATTGTGTCTTGGTTATCAAATAGATGAGCGTCTAACTATTAATGAATGGACTGGTGTGAGGCTTAAAAAATGTTAG
- a CDS encoding pseudouridine synthase translates to MRLSVYCAENYNISRRQAKEAVKNGLISINKSIIKKDIEIDGTENITADFTIKQLNYNLSDYLLYQDDNYVFLYKPPFLHSERLHIDDDLTISDIYKNFPDYNSLSRLDYEADGIIGMINKNIKINNISKSYYAFVNGEFPEYIEIAKKIDAVNKKKVKVLDNNDDGFPAVMKKVKFNGKISLIEVTLEKAARHQVRAFSDYLNHSIIGDKIYNGLQFKRLCLHCFKYTINDKTFYCHQKTELFLHMYDTFEYK, encoded by the coding sequence ATGAGACTATCAGTATATTGTGCAGAAAATTATAACATTTCAAGAAGACAGGCAAAAGAAGCTGTTAAAAACGGCTTAATTTCTATTAATAAAAGTATTATTAAAAAAGATATAGAAATAGATGGCACAGAAAATATCACTGCTGATTTTACAATAAAACAGTTAAATTATAATTTATCTGATTATCTTTTATATCAAGATGATAATTATGTATTTCTATATAAGCCACCTTTTCTTCATTCTGAAAGACTACATATAGATGATGATTTAACTATCAGTGATATTTATAAAAACTTTCCTGATTATAACTCACTTTCGCGGCTTGACTATGAAGCAGATGGTATTATAGGCATGATAAATAAAAATATAAAAATAAATAATATATCTAAATCATATTATGCCTTTGTAAACGGAGAATTTCCAGAATATATAGAAATTGCAAAAAAAATAGATGCAGTAAATAAGAAAAAAGTCAAAGTATTAGATAATAACGATGATGGATTTCCTGCTGTTATGAAAAAAGTTAAGTTTAATGGGAAAATAAGCCTTATAGAAGTTACTCTTGAAAAAGCTGCAAGACATCAGGTAAGAGCATTTTCTGATTACTTAAACCATTCTATAATAGGTGATAAAATATATAATGGTTTGCAATTTAAAAGGCTGTGCCTGCACTGCTTTAAATATACAATCAATGATAAAACTTTTTACTGTCATCAAAAAACAGAATTGTTTCTTCATATGTATGATACTTTTGAATATAAATAG
- a CDS encoding RsmE family RNA methyltransferase, translated as MRRLRRVYFDYELTPVIELDENQSRKLKTVLRAEQGDIVEVLTKEYLAEGEIYIAGKKGVQVRILKKRPVCIPDYKFIVYQCIAKREYMDFIIEKYSELGVTDIIPVISNRSLDSLKSSAYERYIQIAKEAAIQCEREAVAVIHPVQKLERIKPAADENILFHERLGEKSIPKITSKNISIIIGPEGGFTDKEYLYLINAGFKAHTPINTILKAETAAVLFAGLVRLSINE; from the coding sequence ATGCGACGATTAAGACGAGTTTATTTTGATTATGAGCTGACACCTGTTATAGAGCTTGATGAAAACCAGTCAAGGAAGTTAAAAACTGTTCTGCGGGCAGAGCAGGGCGATATTGTAGAAGTATTAACAAAAGAATATTTAGCCGAAGGTGAAATATATATTGCTGGTAAAAAGGGTGTTCAGGTAAGAATACTTAAAAAAAGACCTGTGTGTATTCCTGATTATAAGTTTATAGTATATCAGTGTATAGCTAAACGGGAATATATGGATTTTATTATAGAAAAATATTCAGAATTAGGAGTAACTGATATTATTCCTGTTATTTCAAATAGAAGTCTAGATTCTTTAAAATCATCAGCTTATGAAAGATATATTCAGATAGCAAAAGAAGCTGCAATACAGTGCGAAAGAGAAGCTGTGGCAGTAATTCATCCTGTTCAAAAATTAGAAAGAATAAAGCCTGCAGCAGATGAAAATATATTGTTCCATGAAAGACTTGGTGAAAAATCTATCCCTAAAATTACTTCTAAAAATATATCAATAATAATAGGTCCAGAAGGTGGTTTTACTGATAAAGAATACTTATACCTTATAAATGCAGGTTTTAAAGCACATACTCCAATTAACACTATTTTAAAAGCAGAAACTGCTGCAGTGCTTTTTGCTGGACTGGTTAGGCTGTCTATAAATGAATAA
- a CDS encoding aconitate hydratase yields MFETFYKSFSKKVDAAKNKFGRPLTLTEKILYAHLFYENELKDYKHGEDYVNFKPDRVAMQDATAQMALLQFMNAGKKKAAVKSSVHCDHLIQAYKGADIDLPEAEKVNKEVYEFLQSVAAKYGIDYWKPGAGIIHQVVLENYAFPGGMMIGTDSHTPNAGGLTMAAVGVGGADAADVMSGMEWELKMPKIIGVKLNGKLKGFASPKDIILKLAGILTVKGGTNSIIEYFGEGTLSLPATGKSTVCNMGAEVGATTSIFPFDNHTADYLNATGRKDIAALAEQYKEYLKADDEVLNNPEKYYDKVIEIDLDNLSPYVNGPFTPDAASKVSEMAAKVIENNYPDKVEAALIGSCTNSSYQDLGRAANLLEQAVAKNIPLKAELIINPGSILVLETAKRDKIIDTFKNAGAVIMTNACGPCIGQWKRITDDNERKNTIVTTFNRNFAKRADGNPNTYAFIVSPEMAVAYAISGRLSFNPEKDTVKDKYGNDVMLTAPSWDALPKEGFVKCDKGLITPPENGDDITVKIDASSSRLQILKPFAKWDGNDIIEADLLIKTKGKCTTDHISMAGPWLKYRGHLENISDNMLMGAVNAFNNETNKVKNNYTHEYAAVSATAKYYRDNKNGSIVAAEENYGEGSSREHAAMEPRFLGVKAIIAKSFARIHETNLKKQGMLALTFQNKDDYNLVQEGDLISIKGLKDFAPNKELIVTLKHSDGKTDTFKVNHTYNMQQIEWFKAGSALNNLQK; encoded by the coding sequence ATGTTTGAAACTTTCTATAAGTCTTTCAGCAAAAAAGTAGATGCTGCAAAAAATAAATTTGGCAGACCACTTACATTAACAGAAAAAATTCTATATGCTCACCTTTTTTATGAAAATGAATTAAAGGATTATAAACATGGTGAAGATTATGTTAACTTTAAACCAGATAGAGTTGCTATGCAGGATGCTACTGCACAAATGGCTTTATTACAGTTTATGAATGCAGGAAAAAAGAAAGCTGCTGTAAAATCTTCTGTTCACTGCGACCACCTTATACAAGCTTATAAAGGTGCAGATATAGATTTACCAGAAGCAGAAAAAGTAAATAAAGAAGTATATGAATTTCTGCAAAGTGTAGCTGCAAAATATGGTATAGATTACTGGAAACCAGGTGCAGGGATTATCCATCAAGTAGTGCTTGAAAATTATGCTTTTCCCGGCGGTATGATGATAGGAACAGATTCTCATACTCCAAATGCTGGCGGTTTAACTATGGCAGCTGTTGGTGTTGGTGGTGCAGATGCTGCTGATGTTATGAGCGGTATGGAATGGGAATTAAAAATGCCTAAAATTATAGGTGTTAAGCTTAATGGTAAACTAAAAGGGTTTGCTTCTCCAAAAGATATAATCTTAAAACTTGCAGGTATTTTAACAGTTAAAGGTGGCACAAACTCTATTATAGAATATTTTGGCGAAGGAACATTATCACTTCCTGCAACAGGCAAATCAACTGTATGTAATATGGGTGCAGAAGTTGGTGCAACAACATCAATATTCCCTTTTGATAATCATACTGCTGATTATTTAAATGCAACAGGCAGAAAAGATATTGCAGCTCTAGCTGAGCAGTATAAAGAATATTTAAAAGCAGATGATGAAGTTTTAAATAATCCTGAAAAATATTATGATAAAGTTATAGAAATAGATTTAGACAACTTATCCCCTTATGTTAATGGTCCATTTACTCCAGATGCTGCATCTAAGGTAAGTGAAATGGCTGCAAAAGTTATAGAAAATAATTATCCTGATAAAGTCGAAGCTGCTCTTATTGGCTCATGCACTAACTCATCATATCAAGATTTAGGCAGAGCTGCTAATTTATTAGAACAGGCTGTTGCAAAAAATATACCTTTAAAAGCAGAGTTAATTATTAATCCGGGCTCTATTTTAGTGCTGGAAACTGCTAAAAGAGATAAAATTATAGATACATTTAAAAATGCTGGTGCAGTTATTATGACAAATGCCTGCGGACCTTGTATTGGGCAGTGGAAAAGAATAACAGATGATAACGAAAGAAAAAATACTATAGTAACAACCTTTAACAGAAACTTTGCAAAACGAGCAGATGGAAATCCTAATACTTATGCTTTTATAGTTTCACCAGAAATGGCTGTTGCTTATGCAATTTCAGGCAGATTAAGTTTTAATCCAGAAAAAGATACTGTTAAAGATAAATATGGAAATGATGTGATGCTTACTGCTCCATCATGGGATGCACTTCCAAAAGAAGGCTTTGTTAAATGTGATAAAGGTTTAATCACTCCACCAGAAAATGGTGATGATATTACTGTAAAAATAGATGCCTCATCTTCAAGGCTGCAAATATTAAAACCTTTTGCAAAATGGGACGGCAATGATATAATAGAAGCAGACCTATTAATAAAAACAAAAGGAAAATGCACTACTGACCATATTTCTATGGCAGGTCCATGGCTAAAATATAGAGGACATTTAGAAAATATTTCTGATAATATGCTTATGGGTGCAGTAAATGCCTTTAATAATGAAACAAATAAAGTAAAAAATAACTATACACATGAATATGCTGCTGTTTCTGCTACTGCAAAATACTATAGAGATAACAAAAACGGCTCTATAGTAGCAGCTGAAGAAAACTATGGTGAAGGCTCTTCAAGAGAACATGCTGCAATGGAGCCAAGATTTTTAGGTGTAAAAGCTATTATTGCAAAAAGCTTTGCAAGGATACATGAAACTAACTTAAAAAAACAAGGTATGCTTGCACTGACTTTTCAAAATAAAGATGATTATAACCTTGTGCAGGAAGGAGATTTAATATCCATTAAAGGATTAAAAGATTTTGCTCCTAATAAAGAACTTATTGTTACTTTAAAACATTCTGACGGTAAAACAGATACATTCAAAGTAAACCATACATATAATATGCAGCAGATAGAATGGTTTAAAGCAGGCTCTGCATTAAACAACTTACAAAAATAA
- a CDS encoding citrate synthase has protein sequence MSYDSFSEECAAIKEHLIYDLSDAMREATTMDLDLFKQYNVKRGLRNEDGTGVLVGLTRIGNVVGYQKSDAGLTPIPGKLFYRGIDVNDIVYALLKEKRLGFEEVSYLLLSGKLPNKQQLEEFKSLIAQEMPLEKKTRLHLIDLEGSDIMNILARTVLEMYIYDKNPNDVSQSNLMRQSLYLLSKFPTVISYAYHVLRHAYNGRTMHIRHPREDLSIAENLLFMIKGEEYTELDARTLDLLLLLQADHGGGNNSTFTVRVTSSTMTDTYSSIAAGIGSLKGPLHGGANLMVADMLDHLKENIKKWDDQEEIDAYLYQMLNKEVYNKTGLIYGIGHAVYTISDPRAILLKELARDLAKEKGRTEEMDFLELVEARSIEAFSNFKKGTKKRVSSNIDFYSGFVYDMIGIPKEIFTPLFAMARIVGWCAHRNEEITFAGKRIIRPGYSSIAPEKPYIEIQSR, from the coding sequence ATGAGTTATGATAGTTTTTCTGAAGAATGTGCTGCCATTAAAGAACATTTAATTTATGATTTATCTGATGCTATGCGTGAAGCAACTACAATGGATTTAGATCTTTTTAAACAGTATAATGTTAAAAGAGGGCTTAGAAATGAAGATGGCACAGGTGTATTAGTTGGTCTTACAAGAATTGGCAATGTTGTAGGTTATCAAAAATCTGATGCTGGTCTTACTCCTATTCCCGGTAAATTATTTTACAGAGGTATTGATGTAAATGATATAGTTTATGCTCTTTTAAAAGAAAAAAGACTAGGGTTTGAGGAAGTATCATATCTTCTATTATCAGGTAAACTGCCAAATAAACAGCAGCTTGAAGAATTTAAAAGCTTAATAGCACAAGAAATGCCATTAGAAAAAAAAACAAGGCTGCATTTAATTGATTTAGAAGGCTCTGATATAATGAATATACTTGCAAGAACTGTTCTTGAAATGTATATATATGATAAAAATCCAAATGATGTATCTCAAAGTAATTTAATGAGACAGTCACTTTATCTTTTATCAAAATTTCCTACAGTTATATCTTATGCATACCATGTTCTCCGTCATGCATATAATGGCAGAACTATGCACATAAGACACCCTAGAGAAGATTTATCTATTGCAGAAAATCTTTTATTTATGATTAAAGGTGAAGAATATACAGAGCTTGATGCCCGCACTCTTGATTTATTATTATTGTTACAGGCAGACCATGGCGGCGGGAATAACTCTACTTTTACCGTTCGTGTTACAAGCTCAACAATGACAGACACATACTCATCTATCGCAGCAGGTATCGGCTCATTAAAAGGACCACTTCATGGCGGTGCTAATTTAATGGTAGCAGATATGCTTGACCATTTAAAAGAAAACATAAAAAAATGGGATGATCAGGAAGAAATAGATGCTTATTTATATCAAATGCTTAATAAAGAAGTATATAATAAAACAGGGCTTATTTATGGTATAGGTCATGCAGTATATACAATTTCTGACCCTAGAGCAATTCTTTTAAAAGAGTTAGCTAGAGATTTAGCAAAAGAAAAAGGTAGAACAGAAGAAATGGACTTTTTAGAATTAGTAGAAGCACGCTCTATTGAAGCATTCAGTAATTTTAAAAAAGGGACTAAAAAAAGAGTATCTAGTAATATAGATTTTTATTCTGGTTTTGTTTATGATATGATAGGTATACCAAAAGAAATATTCACTCCACTTTTTGCAATGGCAAGAATTGTTGGCTGGTGTGCCCATAGAAATGAAGAAATAACTTTTGCAGGAAAAAGAATTATTCGTCCAGGTTACAGCAGTATTGCTCCAGAAAAACCATATATAGAAATACAAAGTCGTTAA
- a CDS encoding HAD family hydrolase: MRQIRAVIYDCDGVIVNSDNAIISYYSWLAEKSGVEIPDWSDEKFKRIVLSYTEDGIVDVISKGSHVIKDRIYKIIRTEQYKSGFEDIILEETLPAALDLLKEKGIFIAVDTNRGHSLSDLLTYFNIREYFSCLITSRDVENPKPSPEGVYKICSYYNIEPKNVLFLGDSMTDYMAAKQSGAFFLSYKNHLHSAPIINDHKDIIKYLY; the protein is encoded by the coding sequence ATGAGACAGATAAGAGCAGTAATATATGACTGTGATGGTGTAATAGTAAATAGTGATAATGCAATAATATCATATTATTCATGGCTTGCAGAAAAAAGCGGGGTAGAAATACCAGACTGGTCTGATGAAAAATTTAAACGAATAGTACTTTCCTATACTGAAGATGGTATTGTAGATGTTATATCAAAGGGCAGTCATGTAATAAAAGACAGAATATATAAAATAATTAGAACAGAGCAGTATAAATCAGGATTTGAAGATATAATATTAGAAGAAACACTGCCAGCAGCTCTTGATTTATTAAAAGAAAAGGGCATATTTATTGCTGTTGATACTAACAGAGGCCATTCTTTATCTGATTTATTAACTTATTTTAATATTAGAGAATATTTTTCATGTCTTATTACATCAAGAGATGTAGAAAACCCAAAACCAAGTCCTGAGGGTGTTTATAAAATATGCAGTTATTATAATATAGAGCCAAAGAATGTGTTATTTTTAGGGGATTCTATGACAGATTATATGGCAGCAAAACAGAGTGGAGCATTTTTTCTGTCATATAAAAATCATTTACATAGTGCTCCAATTATTAATGACCATAAAGATATTATAAAATATTTGTATTAA